Genomic DNA from Physeter macrocephalus isolate SW-GA unplaced genomic scaffold, ASM283717v5 random_705, whole genome shotgun sequence:
GTTCCTGGGCTGGAAGTGTGGGGGCAGCGGAGCAGGCGACGCCTGCGTAAAGGTTGGGGGCAGCCCAGTGGGTTAGGAtattgggtggtgggcggggccggaGCAAAGTTGGGACTTGACTGAGAAATGCGTTGCGGGGATGCTTAAAGTTGATCTAGGTAAAGCGAGTTTGAGGGTTAACAAAAGAGGGTGTCCACTGAAAAAAAACGCAgaaagtgagggacttccctggtggcgcagtgactgggaatctgcctgccaatgctggggacacgggttcgagccctggcccgggaagatcccacatgccgcggagccactaagcccgtgcgccacaactactgagcctgcgctctagggcccgcgagccacaactactggcccgtgctccgcaacaagagaagccaccccaatgagaaaaCCGTGCcgtgcaacgaagacccaacgcaaccaaaaataaataaataaataaaaatttttttaaaaagcagaaactgaaagttgagaattatgttttatttggcggacTTTCTGAGGACTCAGGCCCGGAAGGCAGTCTCtgagatagctctgagggactgttcccaagaggtaagggaggcaccaggatatacaggagttttgcaATAAAAACCAGGTaattggaacatcaaaagattactgttcattgaggaaaaccagacatctcaagttactggacttttttgtttggtttttttttttttttttttggctgcaccacctggcttgtgggctcttagttttccaaccagggattgaacccagccccagcagtgaaagcaccaggTCCTAAaaattggaccaccagggaattcccataagtcaatgaatttagcactttccTAAGTAAGGGAAGATGCAGGAGCCTGGGCTTATTGAAATCACTCCtctgatatgcaccttagctctCTAGagccagtatcctgttctttcccatcctgggTCTGTGTTTGGGGGTGGCTGCGGTGGCTGAGGGCTTGGCGGTGGGCAGCctgtttgtctccatcctgagttacATCAGGGCTCAGCATCAGGGGCGGCAgtagtggctgagggcttgatggctgcagcacCCTTTGTTTGCTGAtgtggcaggcaacatttttcattcacagtgCTAAAGGTAAGAGAACGGATCTTGCCCATTTCCCATATCCCTCCAGTGTCAGTTTTTAAGAGTTGTACTAAAATTCTCTGAGGTTTAGGGCTCCAGAGAAAGTCCTCATCCCTGTATCTCCCAGGTTGGTGATGGTGTGGGCGATGGGCAGCCCAGGGTGAGGAACGGCACCCTGGTAATAAGAGTCTTGCCTCTGCAGGAAGTGGAGACGCTTACCTCCCACTGGACCCTCTACATGAACATGGGCGGCTTCCTGGTGGGACTCTTCTCGTCCACCCTGCTGGGCGCCTGGAGTGACTGTGTGGGCCGCCGCCCGCTGCTGGTGCTGGCCTCCCTCGGCCTGCTGCTTCAGACCGTGCTGTCCATCTTTGTGGTACAGCTGCAGCTCCACGTTGGCTACTTCGTGCTGGGCCGCATCCTTTGTGCCCTCCTCGGCGATTTCAGTGGCCTCCTGGCTGCTGGCTTTGCCTCCGTGGCAGATGTCAGCTCCAGCCGCACCCGTACCATCCGAATGGCCCTGCTGGAAGCGTGCATCGGGGTGGCGGGGATGCTGGCGAGTCTCATTGGTGGCAACTGGCTCCAGGAGCAGGGTTATGCCAACCCCTTCTGGCTGGCCTTGGCCTTGCTGATTGCCATGACTCTCTATGCAGCATTCTGCTTTGGTGAGACAGTGAAAGAGCCGACACCTGCCCGGCTCTTCACACTCCGTCACCACCGATCCATCGTCCAGCTCTACGTGACCCAGGCCCCGGAGAAGTCCAGGAAGCACTTAGCCCTGTACTCGTTGGCCATCTTCGTGGTGATCACTGTGCACCTTGGGGCCCAGGACATCCTGACCCTCTATGAGCTGAGCACACCCCTCTGCTGGGACTCTAGGCTGATTGGCTACGGTTCTGCGGCTCAGCAACTCCCATACCTCACCAGCCTGCTGGGCCTGAGGCTTCTGCAGTACTGCCTGGCCGATGCCTGGGTGGCTGAGATCGGTCTGGCCTTCAACATCATGGGGATGGTGGTCTTTGCATTTGCTACCATTACACCCCTCATGTTCACAGGTAAAGTGTGTATGGGTTCAGGGACAGTTTGTCTCGGAATTGCTGGGTGAAAACTGGGGACTGGCCACCTG
This window encodes:
- the SLC46A1 gene encoding proton-coupled folate transporter, coding for MEGRANSRGEPRAWPAGSVLCRGCVEPIIFLANFALVLQGPITTQYLWHRFSADLGYNGTRDRGSCSNHSVDPTAQEVETLTSHWTLYMNMGGFLVGLFSSTLLGAWSDCVGRRPLLVLASLGLLLQTVLSIFVVQLQLHVGYFVLGRILCALLGDFSGLLAAGFASVADVSSSRTRTIRMALLEACIGVAGMLASLIGGNWLQEQGYANPFWLALALLIAMTLYAAFCFGETVKEPTPARLFTLRHHRSIVQLYVTQAPEKSRKHLALYSLAIFVVITVHLGAQDILTLYELSTPLCWDSRLIGYGSAAQQLPYLTSLLGLRLLQYCLADAWVAEIGLAFNIMGMVVFAFATITPLMFTGYGLLFLSLVVTPVIRAKLSRLVRKSEQGALFSAVACVNGLAMLTASGIFNSLYPATLNFMKGFPFLLGAGLLFIPAVLIGILERANHCPEFQQFSQSP